AGTATCTCGTATTGCAGTAGCCTATAGGCTTGCTGTTGAACAGCCTTGATACAGTTGTTCCTGCCTTCTGCACAACCGAGGCCAGCAGCTAAAAGATAAGTCCTGTTCTACACATCATCGCCAAGACCCACCTAGAGCCTAGTCTCCGGCTTGATGTAGCCCCAAAATAAACCAGGCCCCTCTTCAACGAGGGGCCTGGCTCTGCTGTACTGTCTGAAGGAGCCTACTTCTTGCCCAAGCTGTGGATGCCCTGGGCGTAGTTAGCCGCCCACTGGACATCTTTATCCTTGTGGCATTGCAGGCAAGCGAAGTCCAGAGTCAGGTAGCCCTTGGCCAGATTGCCGTCGTCGGTGAACATCTTGGCCTTGGGGTCAATGTTGATCTCGAAGAGGTGGGTCATCACGTCGCCCTCGTAGGGGCCGAACTTCACCGCTGACTTGCTGGCCTTAGGCATATGGCAATCGGTGCAGGTTACTCCCACCTTCTGCATCTGGCTGCCGGTGAAGGCGGCGTTGGCCCCGCTGTGGCAGGTGGAGCAGGCGGCCTCGATGGAGAACTCGGCCTTCTTGTGGGGGCTGTGGCAGGCTACGCAGCTCAGGGCCCTGTGGGGACTGGCCAGGAACTCGTTGTACTGCTCGTGGTGGCGAATGAAGCCCCCGCTGGCCGGGATCTCGGTCGCCTTGCCTCGGATGTGGCACTTGCCGCAGAGGGCTGCCGATTCGTCCACCACCATCTTGGCCTTGCCGGCGATGTGGTCGCCACCGGGGCCGTGGCAGGCCTCGCACTGGACGCCGGGGAAGGCCCAAGTGCCCACGATGCCGGGCAGACCGTCCTGGTGGCCCTCCGAGGAGTAGCCGGTGGTGTGGCACCGGCCGCAGTCGTACTTCTTCATCTCGCCAGGATGGTAGTCAACCCAGGTGCCAGTCATCATGTTGTACTGGTTCTTGCCCGGCTTGCCGGCAGCCGTGGTAATGATATAGCCCTGCTTATCCATATAGCGGGCCTTCCACTTATAGCCCCCGATGACGTAGCTGATGTCATCCCAGGTATAGCCTTCCGGCAGGGGCAGAGGCGCTTTCATGGCGTCGGCGGCGGTGCGCAGCTTGTAGCCGTGGCCGGCTACCCGGAAATTGTTGTACTTCTTCGCGTGGCATTTGGCACAGGCCTCGCTACCCACGTACTTGGTGGCCTTGGTAGCCGCAGATACGGCGGTGCCCTCGCTGGGGGCAGCCCAGTGCACCCAGGCGTGGGCCGACCCGATGGGGCCGATGATCTTCACCTGGTAGGAGAAGGGCCCTTGCTTACCCTTAGCTGGTACCTTATCGCTCAGCCACACCGCGGATTCCACCTCGAAGCCGCGAAACCAGCTTCCTGGTGGGGTGGCAGTGGCCTTGACGAAGGAAGTACCGGTGGGGACCAGGCCGGCCAGGTAGATGTTGCCGATATCCATGGAGGTGTCGTTGACCAGGGTGATGCTGTAAGTTACGGTATCCGCACTGATGGCGGAGGTAATCTGGACGGTCAAGCCCGAGCTGGGGGATGTCGGGCTGCTAGCACTGCTGATAGAGACGCCCACAGCCAGCACGACCACCAAGACGAGTGCCAGAAAACCCAGTCGCTTGTACATGGATTCTTACCTCCCATTGCTAGCGTAGCGTGTACCAGTGTAGAGCGTAATGTGATGGACTGTCATTGGCCTGTAGCTCCCCCCCTGGGAGCTACCAGCTATCAATAGAAGACATGTGGGGCAAGTCAGTCCTGTTCAGCACTGACATGCTGCCTTCCAGGACGCTGATTTGAGTGCCAATCAAAAAGCTGGCCTTATGACCCTCCTTTTTTAAGTAGCACCTGACGCCCAACGCATGAGCACTTTGCTCTAGGGAGATATGCGTACTGTGGCCAACCCTGCAGCTACATTATACATACTGTAGCGATGCTTGTCAAACGAGGGCAGATCCCTGAACGTTTACAGATCGGATACCACCACCTATAATTTAACTCAGGAGACACCCAAACGAACCACGGATAGGGTCAGCCAAGTTCAACATCCACATAATACACCATAACACCGTCTCCATCCATACCCCCGTTGCGGAAAAGGAGGTTGAGAAGATGTCAGCTACAGAGGTTCTCAAAGAGGAACACCGCGTCATAGAGAGAATGTTGCGGATCTTGGAGTCCACAGCCGCCAAGCTGGAAATGGACGAGGAGGTGCCCCCAGAACGCCTTATGAAGTCGCTAGATTTCATAAGGACCTTCG
This DNA window, taken from Chloroflexota bacterium, encodes the following:
- a CDS encoding cytochrome c3 family protein, producing MYKRLGFLALVLVVVLAVGVSISSASSPTSPSSGLTVQITSAISADTVTYSITLVNDTSMDIGNIYLAGLVPTGTSFVKATATPPGSWFRGFEVESAVWLSDKVPAKGKQGPFSYQVKIIGPIGSAHAWVHWAAPSEGTAVSAATKATKYVGSEACAKCHAKKYNNFRVAGHGYKLRTAADAMKAPLPLPEGYTWDDISYVIGGYKWKARYMDKQGYIITTAAGKPGKNQYNMMTGTWVDYHPGEMKKYDCGRCHTTGYSSEGHQDGLPGIVGTWAFPGVQCEACHGPGGDHIAGKAKMVVDESAALCGKCHIRGKATEIPASGGFIRHHEQYNEFLASPHRALSCVACHSPHKKAEFSIEAACSTCHSGANAAFTGSQMQKVGVTCTDCHMPKASKSAVKFGPYEGDVMTHLFEINIDPKAKMFTDDGNLAKGYLTLDFACLQCHKDKDVQWAANYAQGIHSLGKK